CCCGACCGGGGCGAGCCACGTCGAGCCCTTCGGCCGGGTCGTGCTGGTCACGGCGAACGAGTGCATCGGCTGCAAGGCGTGCCTCGCGTCGTGTCCGTACGACGCGCGCTTCGTCCATCCCGACGGCTACGCCGACAAGTGCACGTTCTGTCTCCACCGCGTGAAAGACGGGCTCGATCCGGCCTGCGTCGCCGTCTGTCCGACCCGCTGCATGCACTTCGGCGACCTCGACGACCCGTTGAGCGAGGTGAGCCGCCTGCTCTCGTCGCGTTCGCACCACGCCCGGCTGCCGGCCGCCGGCACGCGGCCGCGCATCTTCTACCTGACGTGAGGGGACGATGACCGAGCTGATCGTGACGCGTCAGAACCTCCTGGTCGACCCCGTGCTCAACGTGTGGGCGTGGGAGATCCCCGTCTACCTGTTCCTCGGTGGGTGGGTGGCCGGCATGATGGTGCTCTCGGGCGCGTTCTTCGCGCGCGGGGCGCAGGACGACTTCCCCTTCACCTCGCGACTGACGCCCTGGGTCGGCCTCGGGCTGCTCAGCCTCGGCATGTTCGCGCTGTTCCTCGACCTCGAGCACAAGCTCTACACGTGGCGTCTCTACACGACCTTCCAGGCCGCCTCACCGATGTCGTGGGGCGCCTGGATCCTGCTGGCGGTGTATCCGGCCCTCGTGGCCGCCGCGCTCGTGCGGCCGCCCGCGTGGCTCGTGCGTCGGGTCGCGGTCGTGGGACGGGT
The Acidobacteriota bacterium DNA segment above includes these coding regions:
- a CDS encoding 4Fe-4S dicluster domain-containing protein, encoding MARYGMVIDTRRCVGCMDCLVACKTENDVPEGFNRDWIAYETRGAFPTVHQEIRSERCNHCDTPPCVTCCPTGASHVEPFGRVVLVTANECIGCKACLASCPYDARFVHPDGYADKCTFCLHRVKDGLDPACVAVCPTRCMHFGDLDDPLSEVSRLLSSRSHHARLPAAGTRPRIFYLT